Proteins from a genomic interval of Watersipora subatra chromosome 10, tzWatSuba1.1, whole genome shotgun sequence:
- the LOC137405929 gene encoding DCN1-like protein 5, with protein MAHKVREMHKRKSQTKTESSKRYKTSRQGNFRVTDLRNELPYSSEDCIMWFNKYSDEPAYPCSSKDSIIGPHGMERLCQDIQVDPEDISMLALAWKLKASQLGYFRKSEWLQGMASLECDNCEKLKREMPKLRQLLQNDVHFKSIYQFSFDFSKGNGHRNVDIEMGKAMLKLLLESRWPLITQFVSFLDNSQYKVLNRDQWNNILEFSRSIKSDLSNYDVNGAWPVMLDEFVESLQKASSMETQAGA; from the exons ATGGCTCACAAGGTTAGAGAGATGCATAAAAGAAAGAGTCAAACTAAGACAGAGTCTTCCAAACGTTATAAAACGAGCCGACAAGGAAA TTTTAGGGTTACAGATCTGAGAAACGAGCTTCCATATTCTTCCGAAGACTGCATAATGTGGTTTAATAAATACT CTGATGAACCTGCCTATCCTTGTTCAAGCAAAGACTCTATCATTGGACCTCATGGTATGGAAAGACTTTGCCAAGATATACAGGTTGATCCAGAAGATATTTCGATGTTAGCCCTCGCTTGGAAGCTCAAAGCTAGTCAATTAGGGTACTTTCGCAAGTCGGAGTGGCTTCAAGGCATGGCCTCTCTCGA GTGTGATAATTGTGAAAAGTTAAAAAGGGAGATGCCCAAGCTTCGTCAACTGCTGCAAAATGATGTTCATTTCAAAAGTATATATCAGTTCAGCTTTGATTTCTCCAAG GGAAATGGGCATCGAAATGTTGACATTGAAATGGGGAAAGCAATGCTGAAACTGTTATTGGAGTCAAGGTGGCCTCTGATTACGCAGTTCGTATCTTTCTTGGAT AACTCACAGTACAAGGTATTGAATAGAGATCAATGGAATAACATTTTGGAGTTCAGTAGAAGCATAAAGTCCGACCTTTCAAACTACGATGTCAATGGCGCGT GGCCAGTCATGTTGGATGAGTTTGTTGAATCATTGCAAAAGGCTTCCTCAATGGAGACTCAAGCCGGCGCATAG
- the LOC137407028 gene encoding uncharacterized protein: protein MAQFSTVTRTGSSAVDALSTKGLPHCQPNITLGNTGNGLYCTGDELRKFLMKSASQATVSKGSLVAISVLTGTFAGRVLAKSLHKDGEITCYTYRKIKDLVTHQPWFCIPLITVPLVNYNSTIFWRPPIFSYVMLVGGWVLNMSSHILTIATKDERWKTYPIPISFISLGVAGAAAFLGFLFSSTESTC, encoded by the exons ATGGCACAGTTCTCTACGGTCACGCGTACTGGTTCGTCTGCTGTTGATGCCCTCAGCACTAAAGGACTGCCCCATTGTC AGCCAAACATTACACTTGGAAATACTGGAAATGGACTCTACTGTACAGGAGATGAGCTTAGAAAATTTCTAATGAAATCTGCATCGCAGGCTACCGTATCTAAGGGTAGTCTTGTCGCCATCAGTGTTTTAACAGGAACATTTGCTGGCAGAGTCTTGG CAAAGAGCTTACATAAAGATGGAGAAATAACTTGTTATACATATCGG AAAATAAAAGACCTCGTCACCCACCAACCGTGGTTTTGTATTCCACTGATAACCGTTCCTCTCGTCAACTATAACAGCACTATATTCTGGCGACCTCCCATtttt TCATACGTTATGCTCGTTGGAGGCTGGGTTCTAAACATGTCAAGCCATATTCTTACCATTGCCACTAAAGATGAAAGGTGGAAGACATATCCAATACCCATCAGCTTTATATCTCTAGGAGTGGCTGGAGCCGCTGCCTTTTTAGGGTTTCTGTTTAGTAGCACTGAATCAACATGCTGA